From the genome of Salmonella enterica subsp. houtenae serovar Houten:
GCGCTCGAAAAATTTATTCTGTCGCGATTCGATAGGCTTCCATTCACTCAGATTCGCTGTACCGTGCATCGGACTTAGCTTACTGTGCACATGATCGACGCCAAATCCCTCAAAAAACATCCCGGTACGGCCCACGTCCACAAACGCTTTATCCAGCAGCTTTGCCACTTTTTGCGTTGCCAGCATCAGGTCCGCCAGCGCCTGCGGCGGTAGATCGAACGCGTAGCTGGGGTAATGTTTTTTCGGGATCACTACGGTAAACCCATCGGTATTCGGAAAAATGGACAAAAAAGCCAGGTGATGCTCATCTTCCCAAACTTTATGACAAGGCGCTTTACCTTCAACTATTTGACAGAAAATGCAGGTCATTCCATTTCTCCGTTAACCGAGGGGCTGATCGATGCGTTAAGCGTTTAATACAACCCTAACACTTTCCACCATGCGAGTCCGACTGTCAAAAAGACCGCTTGATTAAAGAGACTGATAATAAATCCCGTTCGCCACCAGACGCCCGTCGGGACATAGCCGGCGCCAAAAAGAATAGGGCCGCGTGCATGGGTATACTGCGTAAGAGAGCAGTACAGGCTGCTGGTAAACGCCAGCATAAGCGCCATCGGCGCCGCCGGTATATTCAGATGCAGACCGACGCCCAGAAACACCGCATACAGCGCGGCGATTTGCGCGTTGCCACTGGCGAAAAAATAGTGGGTATAAAAATAGGCAGCGTTAAGCAGCAGCAGGATGATTATCCAACTGGTTCCATGCATCGTACTGCCGATGCTATCGCCAATCAGGTTGCCAAACCAACTGGTGAACCCTAGCTTCTTCAACTGGTTAGCCATCATCAGCAGCGCGGCAAACCAAATCAACGTATCCCAGGCGCCTTTTTCGCTTTTAACGTCTTCCCAGGTGAGCACGCCGCTCAGTAATAAAATCGAGAGACCGACAAAAGAGGCTGTCGTGGCATCCACGCCGAGCGTGTCGCCAAAAATCCACAGCACCAGCAACACGCCGACGGTCGCCAGCATTAGCCACTCGCCGCGCGCCATACAGCCCATTTGCGCCAGCTCTTTGCGCGCCAGATCCGGCGCATCCGGCGTATGTTTAATCTCCGGACGCGTCAGCCAGTAGACCAGCAGCGGGACGATAAGAAGAGAGACCAGGCAAGGCAGGAGCGCTGCGATAAACCAGCTTCCCCAGCTCAACGTAACGCCGGCGTTCGCCGCCAGTTTTACCGCCAGCAGATTACCCGTATAACCGGTCATAAACAGTGCGGCGGTGACGTCGTTAACATTGCCAATACAGGTGATCAGAAAGGTGCCGATTTTGCTGCGAGATTCATCTTCCGGATGTGAATCAAAACTGCGCGCCAGCGAGTCGGCGATCGGGTAAATCACGCCGCCGCAGCGCGCGGTGTTACTGGGCATCGCGGGGGAGAGGATCAGATCGGCAAA
Proteins encoded in this window:
- the ybhI_1 gene encoding putative cation transporter; the encoded protein is MAEKKSQGVKWLPFILILVIAAGLWQLAPPSGLSAPAWHSAIIFVATIASIVAKVLPIGAVGIIGITVFALAYAAGDKTASGAITTALSELNSSLIWLIVVAFMIARGFIKTGLGRRIALQMIRLLGKRTLGLAYGLAFADLILSPAMPSNTARCGGVIYPIADSLARSFDSHPEDESRSKIGTFLITCIGNVNDVTAALFMTGYTGNLLAVKLAANAGVTLSWGSWFIAALLPCLVSLLIVPLLVYWLTRPEIKHTPDAPDLARKELAQMGCMARGEWLMLATVGVLLVLWIFGDTLGVDATTASFVGLSILLLSGVLTWEDVKSEKGAWDTLIWFAALLMMANQLKKLGFTSWFGNLIGDSIGSTMHGTSWIIILLLLNAAYFYTHYFFASGNAQIAALYAVFLGVGLHLNIPAAPMALMLAFTSSLYCSLTQYTHARGPILFGAGYVPTGVWWRTGFIISLFNQAVFLTVGLAWWKVLGLY
- the hit gene encoding diadenosine tetraphosphatehydrolase, producing MTCIFCQIVEGKAPCHKVWEDEHHLAFLSIFPNTDGFTVVIPKKHYPSYAFDLPPQALADLMLATQKVAKLLDKAFVDVGRTGMFFEGFGVDHVHSKLSPMHGTANLSEWKPIESRQNKFFERYEGYLSSHDHERADDEKLAALAARIRQIQA